The candidate division KSB1 bacterium genome includes the window GGGGTTAACATAGCTAATATTAAGACCGATACTGAGGATAGCAATGAGTTTCACAACTTAACTCGATTTGGTGTTGGCGGCGGCGTTGGTAATCAATCTGAATGAAAATGTTACCCTGCACTTTGAACCGATGTATTTGCAAAAAGGCGCCAAACAAAACCTCATTGATGCCAGTTTCGGGAATGCCGAATTTAGATTTAAAGGAGATATTGTCGAGGTGCCAGTATTCTTGAAGCTTGATATCAATGCTGGTTCAATTCATCCCTACTTGATGGCTGGTCCAACCGTTGGTTTCATAGTTAATTCAACTTTAGAAATTGCAGGGGCCGGTTCTGAGTTCAAAGGAGATGCAGACGACATTATCAAAACCCTTGATTGGGTCTCGGATTTGGCGGTGGCTTAAGCCTTCCGTTTGGCAGAAATTTTGTCTTTTTGGAAGCCCGGTATACTATCGGATTAAGCAATATTAATGATGGTGGACTGTTCAGTTAAAATCAGGTAATCCATGAGGCCGTTACCATCGACCCGGATGATGTTAAGACCAAGGGAATTCAAATTATGGCCGGAGTTACGTTCCCATTAGGGAATTAAGCGAAACAAGTCATTCTTATTAATTGCGAAATCCGAGAAATCTGATTGACAAAAAGCCAACCTTTCCGTAAATTAGTTCCTACTTGGTTCAACCATTTAAGGAGAATGTAATGAAAGCGGTATTTGCGCTAACTTTGTCGATCATCATGTTCCTGCCGCTAATAAACCACGCTCAGGAAACTCCGACCTTCGAAATTATCCAAACTGAAATTTTCAACCCGAACTGCATTTCTTGCCACCAACCCGGAACATCCTTCGCAAGACAGTCGGGTTTGGTTTTAACCGAAGGTAGTGCATTCGGCAACCTGGTTGACGTCGTGCCTAAGAATGCTGCAGCCGCTGCGGACGGGCTGGTGCGGGTAACTTCTGAGGGCCAGGAATTTGCACCGCACAAGAGCTTTTTATGGGAAAAAATTAATGCCCCAGAGCAAAACCATTTTTACCAGGATCACCAAAACTACGGCTCTCTGATGCCTTTAGGACTTGATTACTTAACAAACGGTCAGCTTGCTTTTATCAAACAATGGATAATTGCCGGCGCCCCGGTATCCGAAACGGTTGCCGACGTCAGCCTTCTAGAAGATACGACACGTTATAAGCCGCCGGATTTTACTGCTTTAGATCCGCCGAAAAAGGGGTTTCAGTTACATTTAGGACCCTATGATGTCTGGCCTGCCGAACTCCATGATCGTGAGTTTATGTATTATCAGCCATACCCCACATCCGAAGACCTTTTTGTAACCCGTTACGAAATCTCAATTACTCAGAACAGTCATCATTTTTTATTATACAATTATCCCAACGGCAAGGCAACGCCCACACCAAATGTGTTCCGCGACATCAGAACCGCGCAAGGCGTAAATAATATCTCCAATTTAATACAGTTGGGCAACTTGTTCCCATTCCAGCTTTTTGTCGGGACGCAATTGCCTTATTTGAATTATTATTTTCCTCCGGGAGTGGCGCTACGATTGCCTGCAGGCTCAGGATTTGACTTGAACTCCCACTCGGTTAACAGAAGCGGTGAATCTCAGGAAGGTGAAGTTTACGTCAACATCCACACCGTCGATCCGAGTGAAGTTCAGCGTGCTGCGGATTACGACTTTTTTGGAAACTATAACATCAGCCTGCCTCCG containing:
- a CDS encoding T9SS type A sorting domain-containing protein, whose amino-acid sequence is MKAVFALTLSIIMFLPLINHAQETPTFEIIQTEIFNPNCISCHQPGTSFARQSGLVLTEGSAFGNLVDVVPKNAAAAADGLVRVTSEGQEFAPHKSFLWEKINAPEQNHFYQDHQNYGSLMPLGLDYLTNGQLAFIKQWIIAGAPVSETVADVSLLEDTTRYKPPDFTALDPPKKGFQLHLGPYDVWPAELHDREFMYYQPYPTSEDLFVTRYEISITQNSHHFLLYNYPNGKATPTPNVFRDIRTAQGVNNISNLIQLGNLFPFQLFVGTQLPYLNYYFPPGVALRLPAGSGFDLNSHSVNRSGESQEGEVYVNIHTVDPSEVQRAADYDFFGNYNISLPPNATTTLTYDGFFDEKRQIIQMWSHSHEHTLEFNIYRIGGEDDGQQIYWANDWEHPPFLGFDPPMTVNPGEGLRLVTTYNNWTNKTITFGPLSSDEMQFVFFLYYTGDVVSSVDEEILPENFWVEQNYPNPFNPGTKIRYSLPQEGPVTLKIFNVLGKEVQTLLNEVQTEGEHLVEFSGSALSSGIYFYKLEAAGLIEVKKMILMK